The following are encoded together in the Acidicapsa ligni genome:
- a CDS encoding 3-oxoacyl-ACP reductase family protein, with the protein MESTHIDRHAGSIALVTGGSRGIGAGIVRRLASDGVSVAFTYSSSEDKALQLVNEIESTGGSALAIKADSASADEVRLAVTKAVSHFGPLDIFVSNAGILTRGSIGDLSLEDLDRMLAINVRAVVVGIQAAAATMNDGGRIITIGSVVAVRTGFPGSSIYSMTKAAIVGLVRGVAIDLAPRAITVNNIQPGPIATDMNPADGPHVDMLHTLIPLRRYGKDAEVASLVSYLTTKDAAFITGASLTVDGGYSA; encoded by the coding sequence ATGGAATCAACGCATATAGACAGGCACGCGGGATCAATAGCCCTGGTCACTGGAGGATCAAGAGGGATAGGGGCTGGAATTGTTCGACGCCTTGCATCCGACGGAGTATCGGTCGCTTTTACCTACTCATCCTCCGAAGACAAAGCATTGCAACTGGTCAATGAAATCGAATCAACTGGCGGCAGCGCGCTTGCAATCAAGGCAGACAGCGCGTCTGCGGATGAGGTGCGATTGGCTGTGACGAAGGCTGTTTCTCATTTTGGCCCTCTCGATATCTTTGTCAGCAACGCAGGCATTCTCACGAGAGGAAGCATCGGCGATCTTTCGCTGGAAGACCTAGACCGCATGCTGGCAATCAATGTACGTGCGGTTGTCGTTGGCATTCAGGCAGCAGCGGCTACGATGAACGACGGCGGCAGAATCATCACCATTGGGAGCGTCGTAGCGGTTCGAACTGGCTTTCCCGGTTCAAGCATTTACAGCATGACGAAAGCAGCGATAGTCGGCCTGGTCCGCGGTGTCGCTATCGACCTGGCACCCAGAGCGATCACCGTAAACAATATTCAGCCAGGCCCTATCGCGACAGATATGAATCCCGCAGACGGCCCGCACGTCGACATGCTGCATACTCTGATTCCTTTAAGGCGCTATGGAAAAGATGCTGAGGTTGCCAGCCTCGTTTCCTACCTCACGACAAAGGACGCTGCATTCATAACCGGCGCGAGCCTCACCGTCGATGGCGGATACTCAGCTTAA
- a CDS encoding lysylphosphatidylglycerol synthase transmembrane domain-containing protein, translated as MKKNQMILGVIVLAALIGLGIYGQHQHPFDFHAFAEQFKQADWRHICIGVVCIYLGYLFRAVRWALLLRPNKKVPLFSLLGTQVIGFTGVALIGRVADLTRPYLVAKKTGLTVSTQIAVYIVERLFDAGAMALIFSSVILLAPAGALPHPEIFKKFGFWGLAGTVAGALFLAAIRLAGGVVASFFEKTIGVLSKKLAQAIGEKIRSFRTGLDTLRTPTDFLLTLGLSLGMWALITIAYLETVRAFSAPQLASITLPQGMVLLASSGVASIIQLPIVGWFTQIGLVAGVLVKLFGVAPESATACAATLLGVTFLSVVPVGLIWAQFEHISLRKVAVESEHAGAEVKEAQVEEPA; from the coding sequence TTGAAAAAGAATCAGATGATTCTGGGCGTGATCGTTCTGGCCGCATTGATCGGACTGGGTATTTATGGTCAACATCAACACCCCTTCGATTTTCACGCGTTTGCTGAGCAATTCAAGCAGGCTGACTGGCGGCATATCTGCATCGGCGTTGTGTGTATTTACCTGGGCTATCTTTTTCGCGCGGTACGCTGGGCGCTCCTGCTCAGGCCCAACAAAAAGGTGCCCTTGTTCTCCTTGCTTGGAACGCAGGTAATCGGCTTTACAGGCGTGGCGCTCATCGGCAGAGTGGCCGATCTGACGCGGCCTTACCTGGTGGCCAAGAAGACCGGCCTCACCGTCAGCACACAGATTGCCGTTTACATTGTGGAGCGGCTGTTTGACGCCGGAGCGATGGCGCTGATCTTTTCTTCAGTCATTTTGTTAGCCCCTGCCGGAGCATTGCCTCATCCTGAGATCTTCAAAAAATTTGGCTTCTGGGGACTGGCCGGTACCGTAGCTGGCGCGCTGTTTCTGGCTGCGATTCGGCTTGCTGGCGGAGTAGTCGCCTCCTTCTTTGAAAAGACGATTGGCGTTCTCTCAAAAAAGCTTGCGCAAGCAATCGGAGAGAAGATTCGCAGCTTTCGAACCGGCCTGGACACACTGCGCACGCCTACCGATTTCCTGCTGACCCTCGGCCTTTCGCTGGGAATGTGGGCGCTCATCACCATCGCCTACCTGGAAACGGTCCGCGCCTTCTCAGCGCCGCAACTGGCATCGATAACACTGCCCCAGGGCATGGTGCTTCTGGCTTCAAGCGGAGTCGCCAGCATCATCCAGCTTCCGATAGTCGGCTGGTTCACGCAGATTGGCCTGGTGGCGGGCGTGCTGGTAAAACTCTTTGGCGTCGCTCCTGAATCCGCAACCGCTTGCGCTGCAACGCTGCTGGGCGTCACGTTTCTCAGCGTGGTGCCGGTGGGGCTGATCTGGGCTCAGTTTGAGCACATAAGCCTGCGCAAGGTGGCCGTAGAGAGCGAGCACGCCGGCGCAGAAGTGAAAGAAGCGCAAGTCGAGGAACCAGCCTAA
- a CDS encoding lytic transglycosylase domain-containing protein, which translates to MNAKWKIRCELAAIAALGALCLPSTVFAAERLTLSNGFDVVCDHHQLVDGHVRVFLKATEPDYFELKPEAVTGVESVPDPPAETRAAESSLPVAQASSLSSGQQHAKASDTKLTPEDLHQLLSKAGGEHNVDADLLASVVKAESGGNTHATSRAGARGLMQLMPGTALQLGVSDSFAPEQNVRGGTAYLDNLLTRYHDNITLALAAYNAGPEAVDRYHGIPPYRETRVYVARVVHEFNRRVAARQKSARQSLAAATIEIH; encoded by the coding sequence ATGAACGCAAAGTGGAAAATCCGGTGTGAGCTGGCGGCAATTGCCGCCCTGGGGGCTTTGTGCCTGCCATCCACTGTTTTCGCCGCCGAGCGCCTTACTCTTTCCAATGGATTCGACGTAGTCTGCGATCATCATCAGCTCGTGGACGGTCACGTTCGCGTCTTCCTCAAGGCAACAGAACCGGATTATTTTGAGCTGAAGCCGGAGGCAGTGACCGGCGTAGAGTCCGTGCCTGATCCGCCTGCCGAGACAAGGGCCGCTGAGAGCTCCCTGCCTGTCGCGCAGGCATCCTCCCTGTCATCCGGGCAGCAGCACGCGAAAGCATCCGACACAAAGCTCACCCCCGAAGATCTGCATCAACTGCTATCGAAAGCCGGCGGCGAGCATAATGTGGACGCAGATTTACTCGCCAGCGTGGTCAAGGCCGAGAGCGGCGGCAACACCCACGCAACCAGCCGCGCCGGAGCCCGTGGATTGATGCAGCTCATGCCCGGCACAGCACTGCAGCTTGGCGTCTCCGATAGCTTCGCGCCGGAGCAGAATGTTCGCGGCGGCACGGCCTATCTCGACAACCTGCTGACCCGTTATCACGACAACATCACCCTCGCCCTGGCTGCCTACAACGCCGGGCCGGAGGCAGTTGACCGCTATCACGGAATTCCGCCCTACCGCGAGACCCGAGTTTACGTGGCTCGCGTGGTGCACGAGTTTAACCGCCGCGTAGCAGCACGTCAAAAGTCCGCCAGGCAAAGTCTGGCCGCTGCCACCATCGAAATCCACTAG